One segment of Spirochaetota bacterium DNA contains the following:
- a CDS encoding type I restriction endonuclease subunit R, producing MTKITESAIEEFAIELLQQLGYQHIYAPDIDPDSKTPERQSFEEVLLLNRLRQSIARINPTIPEDAREDAIKQLLRLNSPELIANNETFHRMLTEGITVSYRKDGSERGDLVWLVDFKNPENNEFIVANQFTVIENNINKRADVILFVNGLPLVVMELKNPADENATLQSAFRQIQTYKQAIPSLFTYNEINVISDGLEAKAGSLSADFGRFSTWKSPDLKKELPQRLSQLEIIIKAMLNRFTLLDLVRHFIVFEKSKKVDKESGLTSILTIKKLAAYHQYYAVNRAVESTLRASGFARNAINKTLPLMVAEAPESYGLADVNSQPSGDKKAGVIWHTQGAGKSLSMVFFAGKIILAMDNPTIVVITDRNDLDDQLFDTFASSKQLLRQEPVQAQDREHLKKLLSVSSGGVIFTTIQKFQPDEGNIYPTLTDKRNVIVIVDEAHRTQYGFKAKTIDAKDEQGKITGKKVVYGFAKYLRDALPNATYIGFTGTPIEKEDKNTPAVFGNYVDIYDIAQAQEDGATVKIYYESRLAKIELSDEGKKLIKELDEELEKEDLSETQKAKAKWTQLEALIGSKDRISKIAKDIVTHFEQRQEVFEGKAMIVTMTRQIAARLYDEIIKLRPNWHSDDLKRGTIKVVMTSASSDGPEIAKHHTTKEQRYILSERMKNPEDELKLVIVCDMWLTGFDVPCLHTMYLDKPMKGHTLMQAIARVNRVYKDKPGGLIVDYLGIASDLKEALSFYSDSGGKGDPAVLQEQAVELMLQKLEIVSQMFYGFNYKKYFTADTSAKLSIILAAEEHILGLENGRKRYIDEVTALSKAFSIAIPHEQAMAIKDEVAFFQAVKARLVKFDSTGTGKTDEEIETAIRQVIDKALVTDKVIDIFDAAGIKKPDISVLSEDFLLEVKNMEHKNIALEVLKKLLNDEIKARMKKNLVQSRTLMEMLEDSIKKYHNKVITAVEVIEELIQLSKDIKKMDKEAEEMGLSEYEYAFYTAIADNKSARELMQKEQLRELAVVIYEKVKQNTSIDWTIKESVRAKLRVIVKRTLKKYGYPPDMQELATETVIKQAEMIAEELTK from the coding sequence ATGACTAAAATCACCGAATCTGCCATTGAAGAATTTGCTATCGAATTACTGCAACAATTGGGTTATCAGCATATTTACGCTCCTGATATTGACCCCGATAGCAAAACACCAGAGAGACAATCCTTTGAAGAGGTTCTATTATTAAACCGTTTGAGGCAATCTATCGCCCGTATCAACCCAACCATTCCTGAAGATGCCAGAGAGGATGCCATCAAACAATTACTGCGGCTGAACTCTCCGGAACTTATCGCTAACAACGAAACCTTTCACCGTATGCTCACAGAAGGTATTACGGTTAGCTACAGAAAAGATGGTAGTGAAAGAGGGGATCTGGTCTGGCTGGTTGATTTTAAGAATCCAGAAAACAACGAATTCATCGTTGCCAACCAATTTACTGTTATCGAAAACAACATAAACAAACGCGCGGATGTCATCCTTTTTGTGAATGGCCTGCCTCTGGTTGTTATGGAATTAAAAAATCCTGCTGATGAGAATGCCACATTGCAATCTGCCTTTCGCCAGATTCAAACATATAAACAGGCTATTCCGAGTCTTTTTACCTATAACGAGATCAATGTTATTTCTGATGGCCTTGAGGCAAAAGCAGGTTCCCTATCTGCAGATTTCGGACGATTCAGCACATGGAAGTCTCCAGATCTTAAAAAAGAGTTACCTCAACGGTTGAGTCAACTGGAAATCATTATTAAAGCAATGCTGAATAGGTTCACTTTGCTTGATCTGGTGCGCCATTTCATCGTATTTGAAAAATCTAAAAAAGTAGATAAAGAGAGCGGGTTAACATCAATTCTAACCATTAAAAAACTTGCTGCCTATCACCAATACTATGCCGTAAATCGGGCTGTGGAATCAACCCTGCGAGCATCAGGATTTGCAAGGAATGCGATTAATAAAACCTTGCCTTTAATGGTAGCTGAAGCTCCAGAAAGTTATGGGTTGGCAGATGTCAATAGTCAACCTTCGGGGGATAAAAAAGCTGGTGTAATCTGGCACACTCAGGGGGCTGGGAAATCGCTATCGATGGTATTTTTTGCTGGAAAGATTATCCTTGCTATGGATAATCCAACGATAGTTGTAATTACAGACAGAAACGACCTTGATGACCAGTTGTTTGATACCTTTGCATCATCAAAGCAGCTACTCAGGCAAGAACCTGTTCAGGCTCAGGATAGAGAGCATTTGAAGAAACTTTTAAGTGTTTCCTCAGGTGGCGTGATATTTACAACTATACAGAAATTTCAGCCCGATGAAGGAAATATTTATCCAACATTGACAGATAAAAGAAATGTCATCGTTATAGTTGATGAAGCACACCGCACACAGTATGGCTTTAAAGCAAAAACAATAGACGCAAAGGATGAACAGGGTAAAATAACAGGCAAAAAGGTTGTGTATGGTTTTGCCAAGTATCTTCGCGATGCCCTACCCAATGCAACCTATATTGGTTTTACTGGCACACCTATTGAAAAAGAAGACAAGAATACACCTGCTGTTTTTGGCAACTATGTTGACATTTACGACATAGCTCAGGCACAGGAAGATGGGGCAACTGTCAAAATTTATTACGAAAGCAGATTGGCAAAGATTGAACTTAGCGATGAAGGTAAGAAGCTGATTAAAGAACTTGACGAAGAACTGGAAAAGGAAGATCTATCAGAAACCCAAAAAGCAAAGGCTAAATGGACACAGCTTGAAGCATTGATTGGAAGTAAAGACCGCATAAGTAAAATAGCAAAAGACATTGTCACGCATTTTGAACAACGCCAGGAAGTTTTTGAAGGCAAGGCAATGATAGTAACAATGACAAGGCAAATTGCTGCTCGCTTATACGATGAAATTATTAAGTTAAGACCAAACTGGCATAGCGATGATCTTAAAAGAGGTACAATTAAAGTAGTAATGACCTCAGCATCTTCCGACGGACCAGAGATTGCAAAACACCATACGACTAAGGAGCAGAGATATATCCTTTCAGAAAGGATGAAAAACCCAGAAGATGAATTAAAATTGGTGATTGTTTGTGATATGTGGCTTACAGGATTTGATGTGCCCTGTTTGCACACCATGTATCTTGATAAACCAATGAAAGGACATACCCTTATGCAGGCAATTGCCAGGGTAAATAGGGTTTACAAAGACAAACCAGGCGGGTTGATTGTGGATTACCTTGGAATTGCCTCAGACCTTAAAGAAGCCTTATCATTCTATTCCGATAGTGGCGGAAAAGGCGATCCTGCAGTTCTGCAAGAGCAGGCAGTAGAACTTATGCTCCAAAAATTGGAGATCGTATCCCAGATGTTTTATGGATTTAATTATAAAAAATACTTTACTGCTGATACTTCTGCTAAACTATCCATAATTCTTGCCGCAGAGGAACATATACTCGGCCTTGAGAATGGCCGGAAACGATATATTGATGAAGTTACGGCTTTATCAAAAGCTTTTTCAATAGCTATTCCACATGAACAGGCCATGGCTATTAAAGACGAAGTAGCCTTCTTTCAGGCTGTAAAAGCAAGACTTGTGAAATTTGATAGCACTGGTACGGGCAAGACCGATGAAGAAATAGAAACTGCAATAAGACAAGTAATTGATAAAGCCCTCGTAACTGACAAAGTTATAGATATCTTTGATGCAGCAGGGATTAAAAAACCAGATATTTCTGTGTTATCAGAAGACTTTTTGTTAGAAGTAAAAAATATGGAACACAAAAATATCGCCTTAGAGGTTCTAAAAAAGCTTCTCAATGATGAGATAAAAGCCAGAATGAAAAAAAATCTGGTTCAAAGCCGAACATTAATGGAAATGCTGGAAGATTCAATTAAGAAATATCATAACAAGGTTATTACTGCAGTGGAGGTGATCGAAGAACTAATCCAGCTAAGCAAAGATATAAAGAAAATGGACAAAGAAGCTGAAGAAATGGGGTTATCTGAATATGAGTATGCTTTCTATACAGCAATAGCAGATAATAAAAGTGCGAGGGAATTAATGCAAAAAGAGCAGTTACGGGAACTGGCTGTTGTGATATATGAAAAGGTAAAACAAAACACATCCATAGACTGGACCATAAAAGAAAGCGTGAGAGCCAAATTAAGGGTAATTGTAAAAAGGACTTTAAAGAAATACGGCTATCCTCCGGATATGCAGGAACTGGCTACTGAAACGGTGATTAAGCAGGCTGAAAT